From a single Brassica napus cultivar Da-Ae chromosome C9, Da-Ae, whole genome shotgun sequence genomic region:
- the BNAC09G36830D gene encoding uncharacterized protein BNAC09G36830D, with the protein MSDSSPNHDSPPPPSITGGVSEPTVANESDTNAKCQTALQSLSSIVTTATIPPTISLLLEDNAVSAAISSLLQLPDSGAGDNNLCRWLYDTFQSAEPPLQLLVLRFVPLIAGLYLSRVPLRQPQAGFEAVLLALYAHETTSRAGQAVTVNIPDLSHPSIYHESKGPAKNNSTCLNIAVISSTLDPHGTVRSTRRARIVGVALELYYGKISSMPRESKLNFCESCEKWAGQNGEREEQKPRALIPEEESVAVGGRSEKDSGRIPLPWELVQPILRILGHCCLMGMKGEEDREVSEAASKACQSLYLRSLHDINPKAILATGSLLRLREMALDPKNQIDHTEISSDNVLSV; encoded by the coding sequence ATGTCTGATTCTTCCCCAAACCACGACTCTCCACCTCCTCCGTCGATCACCGGCGGCGTCTCAGAACCCACCGTGGCAAACGAATCGGACACCAATGCGAAATGTCAAACAGCGTTACAGTCCTTATCCTCAATCGTAACAACCGCGACCATCCCTCCCACAATCTCCCTCCTCCTCGAAGACAACGCCGTCTCCGCCGCGATCTCCTCTCTCCTCCAACTCCCCGACTCAGGCGCCGGAGACAACAACCTCTGCCGCTGGCTCTACGATACCTTCCAGTCCGCGGAGCCTCCCCTCCAGCTCCTCGTCCTCCGCTTCGTCCCCTTAATCGCGGGACTCTACCTCTCCCGCGTCCCTCTCCGGCAGCCTCAGGCCGGATTCGAAGCCGTGCTGCTCGCTCTCTACGCGCACGAGACCACCTCGCGCGCGGGCCAGGCCGTAACCGTGAACATCCCCGATCTCTCTCACCCTAGTATCTACCACGAGTCGAAAGGTCCAGCTAAAAACAACTCCACGTGTCTAAACATAGCCGTTATCTCCTCGACGCTTGATCCGCACGGTACCGTGAGATCCACGCGACGCGCGAGGATCGTTGGAGTGGCCTTGGAGCTTTACTATGGTAAGATCTCGAGTATGCCGCGCGAGTCCAAGCTTAACTTCTGCGAATCGTGCGAGAAATGGGCGGGGCAGAACGGAGAGAGGGAGGAGCAGAAGCCACGAGCTTTGATCCCTGAGGAAGAGAGTGTTGCCGTGGGAGGAAGGTCTGAGAAAGACAGCGGGCGGATTCCGTTGCCGTGGGAGCTTGTGCAGCCGATTCTGAGGATCTTGGGGCACTGCTGCTTGATGGGGATGAAAGGGGAAGAAGATAGGGAAGTGTCGGAGGCGGCGAGTAAGGCTTGTCAGAGTTTGTATCTTAGGTCACTGCATGATATTAACCCTAAGGCGATACTGGCTACTGGGAGTCTTCTCCGGCTCAGGGAGATGGCTCTTGATCCCAAGAACCAGATTGATCACACTGAGATATCAAGCGACAACGTTTTGTCTGTCTGA
- the LOC106421355 gene encoding F-box/WD-40 repeat-containing protein At5g21040 gives MEFECQERAEVAIVGQGLSNQGAELRIGDGSVEVPCVKLCYHQKKATLVAPSDKDLSTTTTTTHRYTIIDLPQALISEILNCLDPKELGLVSCVSTCLHRLASEHHAWKGFYCERWGLPVVFGGKTSEERSWKELFIEREFRSNTFLGRHSIDTLYGHTEAVRTVFLLASAKLIFTSGYDCIVRMWGMEEGLSIAASKPLGCTIRAAAADTKLLVAGGTDGFIHCWKAVDGLKNLFDLTGFQKEKTEFRLWEHEGPITSLALDMTSIFSGSWDMSVRIWDRSSFKCIKTLRHSDWVWGLAPHETSIACAAGSDVYIWDISSETPQAIIHGAHEGNTYSLARSHSGDFLFTGGEDGGIKMFEIRKHGSETNVVLISQWMPHTGPVYSLSFEFPWLVSASGDGKLALIDVRKLLKTNRRGLPKRVSSRIVEPPQRMLHGFGSNLFSVDVGCDRIVCGGEEGVVRIWNFTQALEIERRTRALKGMRLENRMRRRRMQMEMNAKSGRPDQCSIAAHKNPVNGDRNRAWHTKRRASGKAKA, from the coding sequence ATGGAATTTGAGTGCCAAGAGAGAGCTGAAGTTGCGATTGTTGGCCAAGGTTTATCCAATCAAGGAGCTGAGTTGAGAATTGGAGATGGGTCTGTGGAGGTTCCATGTGTGAAGCTTTGTTATCATCAAAAGAAGGCGACTTTGGTAGCGCCCAGTGATAAGGATCTGTccactactactactactactcaTCGATACACCATTATCGATTTGCCTCAGGCTTTGATATCCGAGATTCTTAACTGCCTTGACCCAAAAGAGTTGGGCCTTGTGTCCTGTGTTTCGACTTGTCTGCATAGGTTAGCTTCAGAGCATCATGCGTGGAAAGGCTTCTACTGCGAGAGGTGGGGGCTCCCCGTCGTCTTCGGGGGTAAAACTTCTGAAGAGAGGTCATGGAAAGAGCTGTTTATTGAGAGGGAGTTTAGGAGCAATACGTTTTTAGGACGTCATAGTATTGATACCCTTTATGGTCACACTGAAGCAGTTCGTACTGTTTTTCTTTTAGCTTCTGCTAAGCTCATTTTCACTTCTGGATATGACTGCATTGTTCGGATGTGGGGAATGGAAGAAGGCTTGTCTATTGCAGCTTCTAAACCGCTTGGTTGTACTATTAGAGCAGCTGCGGCTGATACGAAGCTCTTGGTAGCTGGCGGTACTGATGGTTTTATACATTGCTGGAAAGCAGTGGACGGTCTgaaaaacctctttgacctcaCGGGTTTTCAGAAAGAGAAGACAGAGTTTCGTCTTTGGGAGCATGAGGGTCCTATTACATCTCTTGCACTGGACATGACAAGTATCTTTAGCGGTTCGTGGGACATGTCTGTTCGGATATGGGATAGGTCTTCATTCAAGTGTATCAAAACGTTGAGGCATAGTGATTGGGTTTGGGGACTAGCGCCTCATGAGACAAGCATCGCTTGTGCTGCTGGTTCGGATGTGTACATTTGGGACATTAGCAGTGAGACTCCTCAGGCGATCATCCATGGTGCTCATGAGGGTAACACTTACTCTCTTGCAAGAAGCCATAGTGGAGATTTCCTGTTTACCGGTGGGGAAGATGGAGGGATCAAAATGTTTGAGATCAGAAAACACGGTAGTGAAACAAACGTCGTGCTCATATCTCAATGGATGCCTCACACTGGTCCTGTCTACTCTCTTTCCTTCGAGTTTCCCTGGCTTGTATCAGCATCTGGTGACGGTAAACTCGCACTTATCGACGTTAGGAAGTTGTTGAAGACTAACCGTCGTGGCTTACCCAAGAGGGTTTCTTCGAGAATTGTGGAACCGCCACAGAGAATGCTGCACGGGTTCGGTTCGAACCTGTTCTCGGTGGACGTGGGTTGTGACCGTATAGTTTGTGGAGGTGAAGAAGGCGTAGTTCGGATATGGAACTTCACACAAGCGTTGGAGATTGAGAGGAGAACTCGAGCTCTGAAAGGAATGAGGCTTGAGAACAGGATGAGGCGGAGGAGGATGCAAATGGAGATGAATGCAAAGAGTGGAAGGCCTGACCAATGCTCGATTGCTGCTCATAAGAACCCTGTTAATGGAGATAGGAATCGAGCGTGGCATACAAAACGAAGAGCAAGTGGCAAGGCGAAGGCCTAA
- the LOC106374621 gene encoding protein argonaute 9-like, protein MDPNRSGHLQMARSGNGSRGQKIDLLTNHFGVNFTSKSQHFFQYSVAITYEDGNPVEAKGIGRKILAKVQETYQTDLGSKHFAYDGDKTLFTVGPLPNNKLDFSVVLEDMSCTRSNTSTSDANTKRLRPHNQSKRFNVAISFAAKISMQAIQGALQGKETNDLQDAVRVLDVILRQNAATKGCLLVRQSFFHNDAKYFSNNHGGFHLCRGFHSSFRATQGGLSLNIDVSSTLIVSPGPVIDFLTLNQEVRGPSSIDWKKAERTLKNLRVKVYPSNREYKITGLTRLPCRDQTFLWKQKQGNGETKEVEVTVYDYFTKHLEITMRHSGGLPCISVGKPKRPTYFPIEQCHLVSLQRYTKAPTIFQRSKLVKESVQKPQEKMNVLNNAIKDSGYNNDPMFQDCGVSIGSNFTQVEGRVLPTPRLKVGNGEEFQPRDGRWNFNYKKLVEPATVTRWVLVNFSARCDTKRLISDLIGCGRMKGINVEPPYKVVFQEDPDYRGAPANIRVQKMFEQMQSELRKEGIEGKPKFILCILAEKKNSLVYGPWKRRNLVEEGIVTQCIAPTPKINDQYLTNVLLKINAKLGGLNSLLAMERSPRAMMPLVTQVYTFIVGMDVSHGSPGQSDIPSVAAVVGSREWPLISKYRACVRTQSRNTEMIDNLFKPVTDENGKLVDEGIFWELLFDFYTSSGNRRPEHIIIFRDGVSESQFNQVLNIELDQMMKACKFVEENWEPKFTVIIAQKNHHTKFFQAESPGNVPPDNVPPGTIVDSKICHPRNNDFYLCAHNGMIGTTRPTYYHVLYNEIGFSTDDLQELVHSLSYVYQRSTTAISVVAPIMYAHLAAAQMATAMKFEDNSETSSSHGGITTSEAVPVSPMPKLKVDVASSMFFC, encoded by the exons ATGGATCCGAACAGGAGTGGTCATCTTCAAATGGCTCGGAGTGGTAACGGTTCTAGAGGACAGAAGATCGATCTGCTTACTAACCACTTTGGAGTCAACTTCACATCAAAAAGTCAACATTTCTTCCAATACAGT GTCGCTATCACATATGAAGATGGGAATCCAGTTGAAGCCAAGGGTATTGGCAGAAAGATTCTTGCAAAAGTTCAAGAAACTTATCAAACTGATTTGGGTTCCAAACACTTTGCTTATGATGGCGACAAGACTCTTTTCACTGTTGGTCCTCTTCCCAACAACAAACTAGACTTCTCTGTCGTTCTTGAAGACATGTCTTGTACCAGAAGCAACACCAGTACCAGTGACGCCAACACGAAAAGATTAAGGCCTCATAATCAATCCAAAAGATTCAATGTTGCAATCAGCTTTGCTGCAAAAATCTCAATGCAAGCTATTCAAGGTGCTCTTCAAGGAAAGGAAACAAATGATCTTCAAGATGCTGTAAGAGTGTTGGATGTTATCCTGCGCCAGAATGCAGCTACAAA AGGTTGTCTTCTTGTTCGTCAATCTTTCTTCCACAATGACGCAAAATACTTTTCAAACAACCATGGAGGTTTTCATCTATGCAGAGGATTCCATTCAAGCTTCAGAGCTACTCAGGGAGGCTTATCCCTCAACATTG ATGTTTCTTCTACATTGATAGTATCACCTGGTCCTGTTATTGATTTCCTTACTTTAAATCAAGAAGTGAGAGGTCCATCCTCTATCGACTGGAAAAAG GCTGAACGTACTCTCAAGAATCTTAGAGTTAAAGTCTACCCCTCGAATCGAGAATACAAGATAACCGGACTAACTAGACTTCCTTGCAGAGACCAAAC gTTTCTTTGGAAGCAAAAGCAAGGAAACGGGGAAACTAAGGAGGTTGAGGTTACAGTGTATGATTACTTCACTAAACATCTTGAAATTACAATGCGTCATTCAGGTGGCTTACCTTGCATCAGTGTTGGTAAGCCAAAACGTCCTACTTACTTTCCCATTGAG CAATGTCATCTTGTTTCTCTTCAACGCTATACGAAAGCTCCTACAATTTTTCAGAGGAGTAAACTTGTCAAAGAATCAGTACAGAAACCACAAGAAAAGATGAATGTGTTAAACAAC GCTATTAAGGACAGTGGTTATAATAATGACCCTATGTTCCAAGACTGTGGTGTCAGCATTGGCTCAAACTTCACTCAAGTGGAAGGCCGCgtcttaccaacaccaagg CTGAAAGTAGGCAATGGAGAGGAGTTTCAACCTCGCGATGGGCGTTGGAACTTCAATTATAAG AAACTTGTTGAGCCAGCTACTGTTACTAGATGGGTTCTTGTGAACTTCTCTGCTCGGTGTGATACAAAAAGGCTTATTTCTGACTTGATTGGATGTGGAAGGATGAAAGGAATC aACGTAGAACCTCCATACAAAGTCGTATTTCAAGAAGATCCTGATTATAGGGGTGCACCAGCCAACATCAGAGTACAAAAGATGTTCGAGCAGATGCAATCTGAACTCAGAAAAGAAGGAATAGAAGGAAAGCCAAAATTCATTCTTTGCATTCTTGCCGAAAAGAAAAACTCTCTTGTTTATG GGCCTTGGAAGAGGAGAAATCTTGTTGAAGAAGGAATTGTGACGCAGTGTATTGCTCCTACCCCCAAAATAAATGATCAGTATCTCACAAATGTTCTCCTCAAGATAAATGCCAAG CTTGGTGGACTGAACTCCCTGTTAGCTATGGAGCGCTCACCCCGAGCAATGATGCCTTTAGTAACGCAAGTTTATACCTTCATTGTTGGGATGGATGTATCCCATGGTTCCCCTGGACAGTCTGACATACCATCAGTTGCTGCT GTTGTGGGATCCAGAGAATGGCCACTCATCTCAAAATATAGGGCATGTGTGCGCACACAATCTCGGAACACGGAAATGATTGATAATCTCTTCAAACCTGTCACAGACGAGAATGGAAAACTCGTTGATGAAGGAATTTTCTG GGAGCTCTTGTTCGACTTTTACACAAGCTCGGGGAATAGGAGACCTGAACACATTATCATTTTCAG GGATGGTGTGAGTGAGTCTCAGTTCAATCAAGTTCTTAACATTGAATTGGATCAGATGATGAAG GCATGCAAATTTGTTGAAGAAAATTGGGAACCCAAGTTCACAGTGATCATTGCCCAAAAGAACCACCACACCAAGTTCTTCCAGGCTGAAAGCCCTGGCAATGTTCCACCAGATAATGTTCCTCCAGGAACAATAGTTGACAGCAAGATCTGTCACCCACGCAACAATGACTTCTATCTCTGTGCCCATAATGGAATGATT ggAACTACAAGGCCAACATATTACCATGTGCTCTATAATGAGATTGGATTTTCGACAGATGACCTCCAAGAACTTGTTCATTCTCTATCCTATGT CTACCAGCGGAGCACAACTGCCATCTCTGTAG ttgcGCCTATAATGTATGCTCATTTGGCAGCTGCACAGATGGCAACTGCGATGAAGTTTGAGGACAACTCCGAGACTTCATCGAGCCATGGTGGGATTACAACATCTGAAGCAGTACCTGTCTCTCCCATGCCAAAGCTGAAGGTGGATGTTGCAAGCTCTATGTTCTTCTGTTGA
- the LOC106376415 gene encoding 5-methyltetrahydropteroyltriglutamate--homocysteine methyltransferase 3, chloroplastic isoform X1 produces the protein MSLLLPRRRLNRNNRSSLKKGKTIRMGQRALQRVPPSLPSRTPSLPPPSSSSPSLRCAPSSRRPLRPRAMSSHIVGYPRIGPKRELKFALESFWDGKTGAEDLQNVAADLRRSIWKHMAGVGIKYIPSNTFSYYDQMLDTTAMLGAVPSRYGWESGEVGFDVYFSMARGNDSVPAMEMTKWFDTNYHYIVPELGPSVKFSYASHKAVEEFKEAKALGIDTVPVLIGPMTYLLLSKPAKDVDKSFCLLSLIDKILPVYKEVLTDLKSAGARWIQFDEPILVMDLDTNQLQAFSDAYSHMESSLAGLNVLIATYFADVPAEAYKALTSLKCVTGFGFDLVRGLETLDLIKVDFPRGKLLFAGVVDGRNIWANDLSASLKTLQTLEDIVGKEKVVVSTSCSLLHTAVDLLNEIKLDKELKSWLAFAAQKVVEVYALARSFSGVKDEAMFASNSMRQASRRSSPRVTNATIQHNVAAVMKSDHRRSTKVSARLQAQQKKLNLPPLPTTTIGSFPQTADLRRIRKEFKARKISEIDYVQAVKVEFEKVVKLQEELGIDVLVHGEAERNDMVEFFGEQLSGFAFTSNGWVQSYGSRCVKPPIIYGDVSRPKAMTVFWSSMAQKMTERPMKGMLTGPVTILNWSFVRNDQPRYETCFQIALAIKDEVKDLEKAGITVIQIDEAALREGLPLRRSEQELYLDWAVHAFRITNCDVRDTTQIHTHMCYSNFNDIINSIINMDADVITIENSRSDEKLLSVFHEGVKYGAGIGPGVYDIHSPRIPSSEEIAERINKMLAVLDSKVLWVNPDCGLKTRKYSEVKSALSNMVAATKLIRSQLNKS, from the exons ATGAGTCTCCTCCTTCCCCGGCGGAGACTGAACAGAAATAATAGGAGCAGTTTGAAGAAAGGGAAGACTATAAGAATGGGTCAGCGCGCTCTTCAGAGAGTCCCGCCGTCGCTTCCAAGCCGCACTCCATCTCTTCCACCACCGTCTTCCTCTTCCCCCTCCCTCCGTTGCGCACCCTCCTCTCGCCGCCCCCTCCGTCCCAG AGCAATGTCGTCCCACATTGTCGGTTATCCCCGCATCGGTCCCAAGAGAGAGCTTAAGTTTGCACTAGAGTCCTTCTGGGATGGGAAAACCGGTGCTGAGGATTTGCAAAACGTTGCTGCTGACCTCAGACGCTCCATATGGAAACATATGGCTGGTGTAGGGATCAAATACATTCCCAGCAACACTTTTTCTTACTATGATCAGATGTTGGACACCACAGCGATGCTTGGAGCTGTTCCCTCTAGGTACGGTTGGGAAAGTGGTGAGGTCGGGTTCGATGTTTACTTCTCCATGGCTAGGGGTAATGATTCTGTTCCTGCTATGGAAATGACCAAGTGGTTTGATACAAACTA CCATTACATTGTTCCTGAGTTGGGTCCTTCTGTTAAATTCTCCTATGCATCTCACAAGGCTGTGGAGGAGTTTAAGGAAGCCAAAGCG CTTGGTATAGACACAGTTCCCGTGCTCATTGGTCCCATGACCTACTTGCTCCTCTCAAAACCAGCTAAGGATGTTGATAAATCTTTCTGCCTTCTTTCTCTGATTGACAAGATTCTTCCCGTCTACAA AGAAGTTTTGACTGATCTAAAGTCTGCTGGTGCACGTTGGATTCAGTTCGACGAGCCTATACTTGTGATGGATCTTGACACCAACCAGTTGCAGGCGTTTTCGGATGCCTACTCTCACATGGAGTCATCTTTGGCGGGGTTGAATGTTCTTATCGCCACATACTTCGCAGATGTTCCTGCTGAAGCGTACAAGGCATTGACGTCGTTGAAGTGTGTAACTGGGTTTGGATTTGACCTCGTTCGTGGATTAGAGACTCTTGATTTGATCAAAGTGGATTTTCCTCGTGGGAAGCTGCTATTTGCTGGAGTTGTTGACGGAAGAAACATTTGGGCCAATGATCTTTCTGCTTCGCTCAAGACACTACAGACTCTTGAAGACATTGTTGGGAAAG AAAAAGTTGTGGTCTCTACTTCGTGCTCTCTACTCCATACGGCTGTAGACTTGCTGAATGAAATTAAACTTGATAAAGAGCTAAAATCATGGCTTGCATTTGCGGCACAAAAGGTCGTTGAAGTGTATGCACTTGCCAGATCATTCTCTGGTGTTAAGGATGAG GCAATGTTTGCTTCTAATTCCATGCGACAAGCTTCTAGAAGATCATCTCCAAGGGTGACAAATGCCACTATACAACATAAT GTTGCTGCAGTAATGAAATCTGATCATCGCCGTTCTACAAAAGTAAGTGCTAGGCTACAAGCCCAGCAGAAGAAGCTAAACCTTCCTCCTCTTCCAACAACGACAATTGGATCTTTTCCTCAGACAGCAGATCTCAGACGGATACGCAAGGAATTCAAGGCCAGAAA GATATCAGAAATTGATTATGTCCAGGCTGTCAAAGTCGAATTTGAAAAGGTAGTCAAGCTTCAGGAAGAACTTGGGATTGATGTATTGGTGCATGGGGAGGCAGAG AGAAACGATATGGTGGAGTTTTTTGGCGAGCAGCTGTCTGGCTTTGCATTCACATCGAATGGGTGGGTCCAGTCATATGGATCCCGCTGTGTCAAGCCACCTATCATCTACGGTGATGTCAGCCGACCAAAGGCAATGACTGTCTTCTGGTCGTCAATGGCACAGAAGATGACCGAACGTCCTATGAAGGGGATGCTCACTGGTCCTGTGACAATTCTCAATTGGTCCTTTGTTAGAAATGACCAGCCCAG GTATGAGACGTGTTTCCAAATTGCACTCGCGATTAAAGATGAGGTTAAGGACCTTGAGAAGGCTGGCATCACTGTTATCCAGATTGATGAAGCTGCATTAAGAGAAGGATTGCCTCTCAGGAGGTCCGAGCAAGAACTTTACCTTGACTGGGCCGTCCACGCATTCAGAATCACAAACTGTGATGTGCGAGACACTACTCAG ATTCACACCCACATGTGCTACTCAAATTTCAACGACATTATCAACTCAATCATAAACATGGATGCTGATGTGATCACTATTGAAAACTCACGGTCAGATGAGAAGCTCTTATCAGTCTTCCATGAAGGAGTGAAATACGGTGCTGGAATCGGTCCAGGGGTGTATGACATTCACTCTCCTCGTATCCCATCATCTGAAGAAATAGCTGAGCGTATCAATAAGATGCTTGCAGTTCTGGACAGCAAAGTCCTTTGGGTGAACCCTGACTGTGGCCTAAAGACGCGGAAGTACTCTGAAGTTAAGTCTGCACTGAGCAACATGGTTGCTGCTACCAAGCTAATCCGCTCTCAGCTAAATAAGTCATAA
- the LOC106376415 gene encoding 5-methyltetrahydropteroyltriglutamate--homocysteine methyltransferase 3, chloroplastic isoform X2: MGQRALQRVPPSLPSRTPSLPPPSSSSPSLRCAPSSRRPLRPRAMSSHIVGYPRIGPKRELKFALESFWDGKTGAEDLQNVAADLRRSIWKHMAGVGIKYIPSNTFSYYDQMLDTTAMLGAVPSRYGWESGEVGFDVYFSMARGNDSVPAMEMTKWFDTNYHYIVPELGPSVKFSYASHKAVEEFKEAKALGIDTVPVLIGPMTYLLLSKPAKDVDKSFCLLSLIDKILPVYKEVLTDLKSAGARWIQFDEPILVMDLDTNQLQAFSDAYSHMESSLAGLNVLIATYFADVPAEAYKALTSLKCVTGFGFDLVRGLETLDLIKVDFPRGKLLFAGVVDGRNIWANDLSASLKTLQTLEDIVGKEKVVVSTSCSLLHTAVDLLNEIKLDKELKSWLAFAAQKVVEVYALARSFSGVKDEAMFASNSMRQASRRSSPRVTNATIQHNVAAVMKSDHRRSTKVSARLQAQQKKLNLPPLPTTTIGSFPQTADLRRIRKEFKARKISEIDYVQAVKVEFEKVVKLQEELGIDVLVHGEAERNDMVEFFGEQLSGFAFTSNGWVQSYGSRCVKPPIIYGDVSRPKAMTVFWSSMAQKMTERPMKGMLTGPVTILNWSFVRNDQPRYETCFQIALAIKDEVKDLEKAGITVIQIDEAALREGLPLRRSEQELYLDWAVHAFRITNCDVRDTTQIHTHMCYSNFNDIINSIINMDADVITIENSRSDEKLLSVFHEGVKYGAGIGPGVYDIHSPRIPSSEEIAERINKMLAVLDSKVLWVNPDCGLKTRKYSEVKSALSNMVAATKLIRSQLNKS, encoded by the exons ATGGGTCAGCGCGCTCTTCAGAGAGTCCCGCCGTCGCTTCCAAGCCGCACTCCATCTCTTCCACCACCGTCTTCCTCTTCCCCCTCCCTCCGTTGCGCACCCTCCTCTCGCCGCCCCCTCCGTCCCAG AGCAATGTCGTCCCACATTGTCGGTTATCCCCGCATCGGTCCCAAGAGAGAGCTTAAGTTTGCACTAGAGTCCTTCTGGGATGGGAAAACCGGTGCTGAGGATTTGCAAAACGTTGCTGCTGACCTCAGACGCTCCATATGGAAACATATGGCTGGTGTAGGGATCAAATACATTCCCAGCAACACTTTTTCTTACTATGATCAGATGTTGGACACCACAGCGATGCTTGGAGCTGTTCCCTCTAGGTACGGTTGGGAAAGTGGTGAGGTCGGGTTCGATGTTTACTTCTCCATGGCTAGGGGTAATGATTCTGTTCCTGCTATGGAAATGACCAAGTGGTTTGATACAAACTA CCATTACATTGTTCCTGAGTTGGGTCCTTCTGTTAAATTCTCCTATGCATCTCACAAGGCTGTGGAGGAGTTTAAGGAAGCCAAAGCG CTTGGTATAGACACAGTTCCCGTGCTCATTGGTCCCATGACCTACTTGCTCCTCTCAAAACCAGCTAAGGATGTTGATAAATCTTTCTGCCTTCTTTCTCTGATTGACAAGATTCTTCCCGTCTACAA AGAAGTTTTGACTGATCTAAAGTCTGCTGGTGCACGTTGGATTCAGTTCGACGAGCCTATACTTGTGATGGATCTTGACACCAACCAGTTGCAGGCGTTTTCGGATGCCTACTCTCACATGGAGTCATCTTTGGCGGGGTTGAATGTTCTTATCGCCACATACTTCGCAGATGTTCCTGCTGAAGCGTACAAGGCATTGACGTCGTTGAAGTGTGTAACTGGGTTTGGATTTGACCTCGTTCGTGGATTAGAGACTCTTGATTTGATCAAAGTGGATTTTCCTCGTGGGAAGCTGCTATTTGCTGGAGTTGTTGACGGAAGAAACATTTGGGCCAATGATCTTTCTGCTTCGCTCAAGACACTACAGACTCTTGAAGACATTGTTGGGAAAG AAAAAGTTGTGGTCTCTACTTCGTGCTCTCTACTCCATACGGCTGTAGACTTGCTGAATGAAATTAAACTTGATAAAGAGCTAAAATCATGGCTTGCATTTGCGGCACAAAAGGTCGTTGAAGTGTATGCACTTGCCAGATCATTCTCTGGTGTTAAGGATGAG GCAATGTTTGCTTCTAATTCCATGCGACAAGCTTCTAGAAGATCATCTCCAAGGGTGACAAATGCCACTATACAACATAAT GTTGCTGCAGTAATGAAATCTGATCATCGCCGTTCTACAAAAGTAAGTGCTAGGCTACAAGCCCAGCAGAAGAAGCTAAACCTTCCTCCTCTTCCAACAACGACAATTGGATCTTTTCCTCAGACAGCAGATCTCAGACGGATACGCAAGGAATTCAAGGCCAGAAA GATATCAGAAATTGATTATGTCCAGGCTGTCAAAGTCGAATTTGAAAAGGTAGTCAAGCTTCAGGAAGAACTTGGGATTGATGTATTGGTGCATGGGGAGGCAGAG AGAAACGATATGGTGGAGTTTTTTGGCGAGCAGCTGTCTGGCTTTGCATTCACATCGAATGGGTGGGTCCAGTCATATGGATCCCGCTGTGTCAAGCCACCTATCATCTACGGTGATGTCAGCCGACCAAAGGCAATGACTGTCTTCTGGTCGTCAATGGCACAGAAGATGACCGAACGTCCTATGAAGGGGATGCTCACTGGTCCTGTGACAATTCTCAATTGGTCCTTTGTTAGAAATGACCAGCCCAG GTATGAGACGTGTTTCCAAATTGCACTCGCGATTAAAGATGAGGTTAAGGACCTTGAGAAGGCTGGCATCACTGTTATCCAGATTGATGAAGCTGCATTAAGAGAAGGATTGCCTCTCAGGAGGTCCGAGCAAGAACTTTACCTTGACTGGGCCGTCCACGCATTCAGAATCACAAACTGTGATGTGCGAGACACTACTCAG ATTCACACCCACATGTGCTACTCAAATTTCAACGACATTATCAACTCAATCATAAACATGGATGCTGATGTGATCACTATTGAAAACTCACGGTCAGATGAGAAGCTCTTATCAGTCTTCCATGAAGGAGTGAAATACGGTGCTGGAATCGGTCCAGGGGTGTATGACATTCACTCTCCTCGTATCCCATCATCTGAAGAAATAGCTGAGCGTATCAATAAGATGCTTGCAGTTCTGGACAGCAAAGTCCTTTGGGTGAACCCTGACTGTGGCCTAAAGACGCGGAAGTACTCTGAAGTTAAGTCTGCACTGAGCAACATGGTTGCTGCTACCAAGCTAATCCGCTCTCAGCTAAATAAGTCATAA